The sequence GGCCCATGGCCGCCGCCTGCCGGTTGACCAGTCTCGCCAGCTCTCCCTTGGACCAGCCCGCCAGGCCGAAAAGGTCCGCGAGACGGGTGTTCGGCTGCCTGTCCACGTCAAGCCCCCAGGTTCCTCGACTGAGTTGACAGTAACGGCCGGTGACATGGGCTGCGACCATTCGCCAGGGTTCGCCAGGGTGCGCCAGATGGTCTGCCACCCATCGCCCGTTGTTCGGTAGGTGTGCAGCCCCCGGCCCGGTGGCGGGACCGCATTCCCCAGGGTGCGCGCCCTTGACAGGGACCCTGGATCGGCCTCCGCTCACGGACCCGTTTCACCGGGTGCCCGCCACCGGGCCGGGAGCGCACTGCAACTCGTCGGCGCACGAAGGGATCTGTCTCACCCATGTATGCAGCATCGTCCGCCGTGACCGCCACCGCCCGGCCGTATCGCCCGCACCCCTCCGGCAGCGGGCCGTATCTCGACCCCTCCCCGTCAGCGGGGGGAGTCGCCGGCCTCCCCGGCGGACGTATCCGGCGGTCACAGGGGACGGGCACCCAACCGCTCAGCGGGAGACTCGACTTGTCCGGCAGCCAGGGCGCCCAGCTGCGTGCCGCCGTCGCCTCGGTGCACCGCATCTGTCCGGAGTTCCATCCGGTCCAGGTGCTGCGCCGCAGCGGCAAGTCCGTGCTCCTGGTGGGCACGACGGGCCGGACGAGCGCGGTCGCCAAGTGTTTACTGGACCACTCCCCCGCGTGGTCCGAGCGGTTCCGGCAGGAAATAGCTGCTTACCGCGCATTCGTCCGGCATCGCCCGCCGGTACGGGTGCCGCGTCTGGTGGCCGCCGATCCCGACAACTGCACCCTGATCGTCGAGCGGATGCCGGGCCGGGTGGCGGCCGCGGCCCGGCATCCGGCCGAGGCCCCGCCCCGCGCGGACCTGCGGGCCGCGCTCGGTGCGATCTGCCGGATCAACCTCTGGCGGCCGCCGCCCGGCCTGTTCGAGGCGCCGCTGGACTACGCGGGCCGCATCGGCCGCTATCACGACCTGGGGCTGCTGACCGACCGTGACCTGGGCGATCTGCAGAAGCTGCTGCACGGCCTGTCGCACACCCAGGGCCAGTTCTGCCACGGCGATGCGCTGCTGAACAACGTGCTGCTGTCGCCCACCGGCCCGGTGCTGCTGGACTGGGACAACGCGGGCTGGTACCTGCCGGGCTACGACCTGGCGACCCTGTGGTCGGTGCTCGGTGACGCCCCGGTGGCGCGCCGTCAGATCAGCCAGCTCGCCCAGTCGGCGGGTCCCGCCGCGCGGGATGCCTTCCTGGTGAATCTGATGCTGATCCTCACCCGCGAGATCCGACGCTACGAAACGGCGGTCCAGCGGACCATGCGCGAGCCCGTCCCCACCGGGGCACCGGGACCGGGACAGCCCGGTGCGCCCGCGGCGGGCGAGGAGCAGCGGCTGCTCCTGCGCCGGCTCCACGACGACTGCCAGATGGCGCGGCGTGCGGTGCGGGCGGCGGTCGGCACGCGCTGACCAGGGGTACGAAAGAGCGGCGCGCCCGGGACGGGGCGCGCCGCTCACCCATGTCCGGAGGCGACGTGCCGGGTGGCGGCGCCATTGGTCCATTCCACTGACGCCCCGCAGGCCCGGCGCCCGCTCCGGGAAGGATCCCCGGGAGATGCCCTGACATGCGAAATCCCGACCGCACGTGGCGATTGAGGGAGCGTCGGCACGACCTCTGGCCCCGGGCCGACGGCTGGCTTTACTCTCGGGTCCCCGCTCCGTACGGCTGTTTGCGCATCAACCGTCACATCGCGTCGGCTCGGGCCGGCTTGAGGAGGCAGTTTTGCGAGGATCCGCCCCGGAAGACGAGAAGAGCACCCCCCGCCCCGCCCTACGCAGGTCCCTCACCGTCGCCGCCGCCGCGTTACTGCTGCTGCCGCTGGCCTCTGCCGCCCCGTCCGCGGGCGCCGACAAGCCCCGACCGGATGCACTGCAGCGCGCCTTCACCCAAGCCGCCGACCGCTATCACGTACCGCGCAGTGTGCTGCTCGGCGTCTCGTATCTGGAGTCCCGCTGGGACGAGCACGGCGGCGCGCCCAGCGTCTCCGGCGGCTACGGTCCGATGCATCTGACCGACGCCCGTACGGCCCTGTCGCGGGCGCCGGAGTTCACCGCGCCGGACGGGGACGCCCGCGGGGACGGCTCGCGGGCCCGTAAGGCCGTTGCCGCCGATCGGGCCGAACGGGCGGCGCTGCCCGCCGAACTCCCCGCCCGGCTGCGCACCTTGCGCCGGGCGGCCGAGCTGACCGGGCTGTCGCCGCAGAAGCTGCGCACCGACCCGGCGGCGAACGTGCTCGGCGGGGCCGCGCTGCTGGCCGCCGAACAGCGCAGCCTGGGGCGGGCCGGCAGCGCCGATCCGGCCCGGTGGTATGCGGCGGTGGCGCGGTACGCGGGCGAGGACAGCCGCGAGGCGGGCGCCGCCTTCGCGAACGACGTGTACGCGGTGATGCGGCAGGGCCAGACCCGTACGACCGACGCCGGGCAGCGCGTCACCCTGGCCGCCGCGCCCTCTCTGCGCATCGACTCCGACCAGGCGAACCGCGCCGGCCTGCGGCAGGTGTCGGCGGCGGGACGCCGGGCCGCGCCGGGCGATCCGGGCGGCCCCTGGGAGGTGGAGTGCCCCTGGACGGTGGCCTGCGAGTCGGTCCCGGCCCCGTACGAGGAGTTCGGCGATCACGACTACGGCAACCACGACCTGGCCAACCGTCCCCGCGACCAGCGCATCGACACGATCGTCATCCATGACACCGAGGGGTCCTGGGAGACCACGCTCCGGCTGATCAAGGACCCGAAGTATGTGTCCTGGCACTACACGGTCCGCTCCTCCGACGGGCTGATCGCCCAGCACGTACCGACCAAGGACGTCGCCTGGCACGCGGGGAACTGGTACGTCAACTCGCATTCCGTCGGCGTCGAGCATGAAGGTTTCCTCGCCTCGCCGGACGCCTGGTACACGGAGGCGATGTACCGTGCGTCGGCCCGGCTGGTGCGGTATCTGAGCCGGAAGTACGACATCCCGCTCGACCGGCAGCACATCGTCGGCCATGACAACGTGCCCGGGACGACCACGGCGACGATCAAGGGCATGCACACCGACCCGGGGCCGTACTGGGACTGGGGCCACTACTTCACCCTGCTGGGCGCGCCGTTCACGCCCACTGCGGGCCCGTCGGGCGGGCTGGTGACCATCCGCCCCGACTACGACCGCAACCGTCCGCAGTACACCGGCTGCGCGAAGCCGGGGCAGCCGTGCCCGTCGCACGGTTCGACGGCGGTCCGGCTGTACACCGCGCCGGACGAGCACGCTCCGCTGGTGCGCGACATCGGGCTGCACCCCGACGGCAGCGATTCGACCATCGACGTCAATGACACCGGGGCCCGAGCCTCCACCGGCCAGCGGTTCGCGGTGGCCGACCGGGCGGGTGACTGGACGGCGATCTGGTACCTCGGGCAGAAGGCGTGGTTCCGCAATCCGGTCGGCGCACGGACGGCGGTGAACTCGCGCGGCCTGATCGCCACGCCGAAGGCCGACCGCCCGGCCATCCCGGTCTACGGCCGGGCCTACCCGGAGCAGGCGGCGTATCCGGCGGGGGTGCCCTACCAGGCCGTCTCGCCGCTGCCGTACACGCTCCTGGCCGGGCAGAAGTACGCGGTCGGGGACCGGGTGCGCGGTGACTACTTCTACTCGCCGACGTTCGACGTCAGCGGGCATGCGGTGGTGCGCGGCGAGGACGTCTACTACGAGATCCAGCTCGGCCACCGGGTCGGGTACGTCCGGGCGGCCGATGTCGACATCCGCCCGTCGGATGCGTGAGGGGAGCCGCCGGGCTCCGGTCGGGTGAGCGTATGCGTCGCGCCCGGTGGAGGGCGGTGCCGTCCACCGGGCGCGGCGGGTGTGAGCTGTGAGGTCAGCCCTGCTGGAAGAGCTCCGCGGGCAGCGGCTTGAGCAGGGCGTAGAGATCGTCGGTGATCGGGCGGTCCCAGCTGGCGATGGTGACCAGGACGCCGTCGCTGCGGTCGAACTGGGCGCAGGAGATCCGGCTCTCGGAGCATTTGATGCGCTTGACGATCAGCAGGTTGTCCTCGTGCATCACCGGGGTGTCCTCGCTCTCGACGACCGTGACCGGTTCGTCGTTGCCGAGCGCCGCGAGCAGCTGGGCCACCTCGAAGGGCACCTCGTCGTCCTCGAGGTCGCGGGCCGGGGAGCCCTCCGGCAGATTGCCGATGATCATCGCGGGGCCGCGGCCGCCGAACAGGTCGTACCGCAGAAAGACCCCCTGGCAGGTGCCGTCGGGCGCGGGCAGCAGCCCGGCGCCCAGATTGCCCGGCCAGTCGCCCGGGTCCATGGCGAGAACATCGAAGTCAGGACCAGCGGGCGTGGCTGCGCTACGGCGTCGGAGGAAGGACATGCCGCCATCGTACGTGGCCGGACGGCGCGCGCGGCGCGGACATCGGGGTGCGGGAGCGGGGCGCTCCGGGGCCGCGGGCGGCGGGCGCTCGGCCCGCTCAGTCATCGGCCTCCGCCCGCTCGGCCAGCGCGGCGAGCAGCCGGAGCGCCTCGTCGGCCGCGTCGTACGGCACAAAGAGGTGATCATGGAAGTAGCCGGCGACGACATTGCAGCTCAGGCCCGCGGCGGCGAGTTCGGCGGCGACGGCGGCGGTCAGGCCGACGGCGTCCAGGGAGGAGTGGACGCGCAGGGTGATCCAGCCCGCCACATAGGCGTAGCCCAGGCCCGTACGGTCGGCGTCCTCCTGCCGTACGACCAGGGTGAGCCCCTCGGGTTCGGCGATCGTGACGACCGGCGCCGCGCCCTCCGGAGCGGCTCCCGGCACGGTCGTGAACACATAGCGGCCCTCGTGCAGCTCGGGCCGCATGCTCCGCAGCAGCACCCGAAGATCGCGTTCACCGTGCATCTGTCCCACCGTGGCCTTCCTTTGTCCCACCGTGGCCTTCCTTTCGCCGTTCGTGGTGGCGCGCCACGCGGGCGCGGTTGCCGCAGGAGGGGGTGCACCACTCCTGGCGGGGGTGGTCCTTGAGGAAGTACCGCACACAGCGCGGGGCCGGGCAGGCCCGCAGGAGGGTGCGTTCGGGCCCGTCGAGGAAGGCGATGACGGCGCGGGCGAGCGCGGCGGTGATCCGGTCGGCGGCGGGCGGGTCGCCGACCGGACAGCTGCGGGCCTGCGGCGGCGCGTCCGGGGCCCAGACGAGGCGGGGCACGGTCGGGACCAGGGCCGCGGCGGCGTTCAGACGGCGCAGCGCCTCGTCCTCGGGGAGCAGTCGGTGGGCGTCGGCGCGGCTGGCCGGACGCGGGTGCACGGCGCGGGCGAACAGGGCCCGGGTGGCCGCGCGCAGCTCCCGTACGGCGGTCAGGAGCACCGCGTCCGCGGCGGCCTGCGGGGCGCCGTCCAGGAGGGCGGTGCGTTCGCGCAGCCAGGCCGCGAGTCCGGCCGTGTCGGCGAGGTCGTCGGCGACGCCGCCGTGGCCGTCGTGGCGGAGGGTGACGGCGAGTTCGAGGGCGAGCCGCGGTGCGGTCATGGGGCTAATGCTAGCGTCCGGGCAAGCCGTTAGGAATGGGGGAGAGCCATGACCGACCCGAGGACCGACCTCCGTCAACTGCTGTGCCGGCTCCCGGTGTTCGCGGGCGACCTGCCGTCGTTCGATCCCGACGAGGCACCCGACGATCCGGTGGCCCTGTTCACCTCCTGGCTGCTCGACGCCGTACGTCGGCAGATCCCCGAGCCGCATGCGATGACGGTCTCGACGGCCGACGCGGACGGCAATCCGTCCGCCCGTACGCTGATCCTCAAGGACCTCGACGCGTCCGGCTGGCGGTTCGCGGCGCATGCCGACAGCGTCGTGCGCGGGAGCGCCGAACGGGCGGCGCAGGACTTTCTGGCACGGGGCGCGGGCGCCCGCGCCGAGGCGCTGCTCGGCCGGCAGAGCCGACCGCTGACGGGCGGCCTCGCCGAACGGGACGCCGCGGTCGCGCAGTCGGCGGACCGCCTCGCCCGCGAGCCCGGTCTGGTCGCGCCGCAGTGGCAGCTGTTCACCGTACGCGCCGAGTCCGTGGAGTTCTGGCAGGGCGACCGGGAACGCAAGCACACCCGGCTCGTCTACCAGCGCAAGGCCGACACCGAGCTGTGGACGAAGGGGCTGCTGTGGCCGTGACGGAGACGACGGGTATCCGTCTCAACTACTGGAAGGCGGGCCTGAGTTCGGTCCCTGGCGAGGTCTGGCGGCACGAGGACGACTGCACGGCCCTGATCCTGGCCGACAACCACCTCACCGAGCTGCCGACCGCGCTCGGCCGCCTCCGTTCGCTGCACACGCTCGACCTCGGCCACAATGCGCTGACCGGAATTCCGGAGGAAATCGGCGAACTGGCGGCCGGACTGACCCGGTATCTGTATCTGCACGACAACCGGCTGACCGGTCTGCCGGACGGGCTGTGCTCACTGGATCGGCTCGGCTATCTCAATGTCGGGGAGAATCCGCTGGGGCGCCTCCCGGAAAGCATGGGAGACATGACCGGTCTTGTCGAACTGCGCGCCCAGCACGCCGCGTTGACGGTTCTGCCGATGTCGGTGGGGAGACTCGAATCCCTCCGCGAATTGTGGCTGGGCGGCAATACGCTGACCGAACTGCCCGATACCGTCGCGGCGCTGCGCGCCCTGCGGGTGCTGGAGCTGCGGAACAACGCGTTGTCCCGCGTTCCCGAGGCGCTGCGCACCCTGCCGCTGCTGCGCCGGATCGACCTGAGGGGCAATCGGATCGGGGAGGTTCCGTCATGGATCACCGAGCTGCCGTCGCTGGAAAAGCTGGATCTGCGGTGGAATGCGGTGGCGGATTCCGCGGAACCGGTTCTGGAATTGCGTGACATGGGGTGCGTGGTGCTCACCTGAGGTCCTTCCGGGGTGCCTCGCGTTCGGGCACCCCGGAAGGACCCGGACGGACGGAATTCCGCCCGCCGCGGACTACGTCAGGTCGAACTCCCCCTCACGCGCCCCCAGTACGAACGCCCGCCATTCCCCGGGCGTGAAAATCAGCGCCGGGATCTCCGGGCTACGGGCGTTGCGCATCGCGATATAGCCCTCGACGAAGGCGATCTGGACGTCGCCCACGCCCTGGCTGCTCGACTGCCACTCGGCGTGGGTCAGATCGAGGTCGGGCGCGCTTCCGCCCGTCAGCCGCTGCTCGGTGATGCTGTCGGCCACGTTGCCGCTCCTCCCGGTTGGTCGGTCCGGCCGTCAGGGTAGTCACCGGGACCGGGGACGGACAGGGCGCGACCGCCCGCACCGGGCCGTCGGACGGGCCCTAGACGGCGGGCGGTTCGGCACCCACCAGCCACATCGAGAAGAACTGCGCGCCGCCTCCGTAGGCATGACCCAACGCCCGCCTGGCGCCGTCGACTTGGTGGGCGCCGGCCCGGCCGCGCACCTGGAGGGCGGCCTCGGCGAAGCGGAGCATTCCGGAGGCGCCGATGGGGTTGGTGGACAGGACGCCGCCCGAGGGGTTGACGGGCAGGTCGCCGTCCAGTTCGGTGACGCCGGACTCGGTGAGTTTCCAGCCCTCGCCCTCCTCGGCGAAGCCGAGGTTCTCCAGCCACATCGGCTCGTACCAGGAGAACGGGACGTACATTTCCACGGCGTCGATCTCGCGGCGGGGGTCGGTGATACCGGCCTGGCGGTAGACGTCGGCGGCGCAGTCCTTGCCCGCCTGCGGGGAGACGAAGTCCTTGCCCGCGAAGAGGGTGGGTTCGCTGCGCATGGCGCCGCCGTGCACCCAGGCGGGCGGGTGCGGGGCGCGGGCGGCCCCGGTGCGGTCGGTGAGGATCATCGCGCAGGCGCCGTCGGAGGAGGGGCAGGTCTCGGAGTAGCGGACGGGGTCCCAGAGCATGGGGGACGACTGGACCTTCTCCAGGGTCAGACCGGTTTCGTGGAGGTGCGCGTAGGGGTTCTTGAGGGCGTTGCGGCGGTCCTTGTAGGCGACGAGCGAGCCGATCGTGTCCGGGGCGCCCGCACGGCGCATATAGGCGCGGATATGCGGGGCGAAGAAGCCGCCGGCGCCCGCGAGCAGCGGCTGCTGGAAGGGGATCGGCAGGGACAGGCCCCACATCGCGTTGGACTCGGACTGCTTCTCGAAGGCGAGGGTCAGGACCGTGCGGTGGACCCGGGCGGCGACGAGGTTGGCGGCGACCAGGGCGGTGGAGCCGCCGACGGAGCCCGCCGTGTGCACCCGGAGCATCGGCTTGCCCACGGCGCCGAGCGCATCGGCCAGATACAGCTCGGGCATCATGACGCCCTCGAAGAAGTCGGGGGCCTTGCCGATGACGACGGCGTCGATGTCGGCCCAGGTCGACTGGGCGTCCTCCAGGGC is a genomic window of Streptomyces gilvosporeus containing:
- a CDS encoding aminoglycoside phosphotransferase family protein, producing MYAASSAVTATARPYRPHPSGSGPYLDPSPSAGGVAGLPGGRIRRSQGTGTQPLSGRLDLSGSQGAQLRAAVASVHRICPEFHPVQVLRRSGKSVLLVGTTGRTSAVAKCLLDHSPAWSERFRQEIAAYRAFVRHRPPVRVPRLVAADPDNCTLIVERMPGRVAAAARHPAEAPPRADLRAALGAICRINLWRPPPGLFEAPLDYAGRIGRYHDLGLLTDRDLGDLQKLLHGLSHTQGQFCHGDALLNNVLLSPTGPVLLDWDNAGWYLPGYDLATLWSVLGDAPVARRQISQLAQSAGPAARDAFLVNLMLILTREIRRYETAVQRTMREPVPTGAPGPGQPGAPAAGEEQRLLLRRLHDDCQMARRAVRAAVGTR
- a CDS encoding N-acetylmuramoyl-L-alanine amidase, encoding MRGSAPEDEKSTPRPALRRSLTVAAAALLLLPLASAAPSAGADKPRPDALQRAFTQAADRYHVPRSVLLGVSYLESRWDEHGGAPSVSGGYGPMHLTDARTALSRAPEFTAPDGDARGDGSRARKAVAADRAERAALPAELPARLRTLRRAAELTGLSPQKLRTDPAANVLGGAALLAAEQRSLGRAGSADPARWYAAVARYAGEDSREAGAAFANDVYAVMRQGQTRTTDAGQRVTLAAAPSLRIDSDQANRAGLRQVSAAGRRAAPGDPGGPWEVECPWTVACESVPAPYEEFGDHDYGNHDLANRPRDQRIDTIVIHDTEGSWETTLRLIKDPKYVSWHYTVRSSDGLIAQHVPTKDVAWHAGNWYVNSHSVGVEHEGFLASPDAWYTEAMYRASARLVRYLSRKYDIPLDRQHIVGHDNVPGTTTATIKGMHTDPGPYWDWGHYFTLLGAPFTPTAGPSGGLVTIRPDYDRNRPQYTGCAKPGQPCPSHGSTAVRLYTAPDEHAPLVRDIGLHPDGSDSTIDVNDTGARASTGQRFAVADRAGDWTAIWYLGQKAWFRNPVGARTAVNSRGLIATPKADRPAIPVYGRAYPEQAAYPAGVPYQAVSPLPYTLLAGQKYAVGDRVRGDYFYSPTFDVSGHAVVRGEDVYYEIQLGHRVGYVRAADVDIRPSDA
- a CDS encoding ACT domain-containing protein, coding for MHGERDLRVLLRSMRPELHEGRYVFTTVPGAAPEGAAPVVTIAEPEGLTLVVRQEDADRTGLGYAYVAGWITLRVHSSLDAVGLTAAVAAELAAAGLSCNVVAGYFHDHLFVPYDAADEALRLLAALAERAEADD
- a CDS encoding CGNR zinc finger domain-containing protein, whose translation is MTAPRLALELAVTLRHDGHGGVADDLADTAGLAAWLRERTALLDGAPQAAADAVLLTAVRELRAATRALFARAVHPRPASRADAHRLLPEDEALRRLNAAAALVPTVPRLVWAPDAPPQARSCPVGDPPAADRITAALARAVIAFLDGPERTLLRACPAPRCVRYFLKDHPRQEWCTPSCGNRARVARHHERRKEGHGGTKEGHGGTDAR
- a CDS encoding pyridoxine 5'-phosphate oxidase C-terminal domain-containing protein, which gives rise to MTDPRTDLRQLLCRLPVFAGDLPSFDPDEAPDDPVALFTSWLLDAVRRQIPEPHAMTVSTADADGNPSARTLILKDLDASGWRFAAHADSVVRGSAERAAQDFLARGAGARAEALLGRQSRPLTGGLAERDAAVAQSADRLAREPGLVAPQWQLFTVRAESVEFWQGDRERKHTRLVYQRKADTELWTKGLLWP
- a CDS encoding leucine-rich repeat domain-containing protein yields the protein MTETTGIRLNYWKAGLSSVPGEVWRHEDDCTALILADNHLTELPTALGRLRSLHTLDLGHNALTGIPEEIGELAAGLTRYLYLHDNRLTGLPDGLCSLDRLGYLNVGENPLGRLPESMGDMTGLVELRAQHAALTVLPMSVGRLESLRELWLGGNTLTELPDTVAALRALRVLELRNNALSRVPEALRTLPLLRRIDLRGNRIGEVPSWITELPSLEKLDLRWNAVADSAEPVLELRDMGCVVLT
- a CDS encoding DUF397 domain-containing protein, which produces MADSITEQRLTGGSAPDLDLTHAEWQSSSQGVGDVQIAFVEGYIAMRNARSPEIPALIFTPGEWRAFVLGAREGEFDLT
- a CDS encoding thiolase domain-containing protein, producing MSKEPVAVTGIGQTHHVAARRDVSIAGLVREAAGRALEDAQSTWADIDAVVIGKAPDFFEGVMMPELYLADALGAVGKPMLRVHTAGSVGGSTALVAANLVAARVHRTVLTLAFEKQSESNAMWGLSLPIPFQQPLLAGAGGFFAPHIRAYMRRAGAPDTIGSLVAYKDRRNALKNPYAHLHETGLTLEKVQSSPMLWDPVRYSETCPSSDGACAMILTDRTGAARAPHPPAWVHGGAMRSEPTLFAGKDFVSPQAGKDCAADVYRQAGITDPRREIDAVEMYVPFSWYEPMWLENLGFAEEGEGWKLTESGVTELDGDLPVNPSGGVLSTNPIGASGMLRFAEAALQVRGRAGAHQVDGARRALGHAYGGGAQFFSMWLVGAEPPAV